The Larimichthys crocea isolate SSNF chromosome XI, L_crocea_2.0, whole genome shotgun sequence genome has a segment encoding these proteins:
- the LOC104927238 gene encoding thrombomodulin has product MILTSNAFLISLFLLCGLEEMVLSQHGHCAEEQCYVLFQEPKDFTSAEKKCKDTEGRLSTVISKHIDKMLKSIPSGASGSYWLDLHRATADLQNCSSIAVREGRNFTVSWEPCGEQLNGFLCQYSLGGESCDGLKVGAGAQVKYIAYTGYEVRDSKRFPQGTIAVVGKVGSKYPDSKHVCNNKDWIQAPWFCEVLNGGCEHKCDKKTCLCPAGQTLLPNKITCAADPCAKCAHECQRWGDTYACKCRKGYILAPDRKNCVDVNECVAENPCTGEGEECVNTRGGFQCRCKDGFVKEDGVCVDVSICFKCEHLLCNKTNGVYACQCREGHRVSKKNSTKCEMHCTERECPAKCILNKGLSNNITSLDCFCPDGYIRDGADSANSTEMCIDIDECESGTECDHKCENFYGGFRCECNEGFKLHNVHECLPSEEETTEKGNGSSLGPPNPTAAASHPAAVPSYIKTGSVLGITMFLMMCVMLLLFLLHKAFKRCGKFTFSTIKNQNIDIFYLQQVTAETYKKLSFDKQFTSD; this is encoded by the coding sequence ATGATTCTTACAAGTAACGCGTTCCTTATCAGCCTGTTTTTGCTCTGCGGGCTGGAGGAAATGGTCCTCTCACAGCACGGACATTGCGCCGAGGAGCAGTGTTATGTGCTTTTCCAGGAGCCAAAAGACTTTACAAGCGCAGAGAAAAAATGCAAAGACACGGAAGGTCGGTTATCCACGGTCATCTCAAAACACATAGACAAGATGTTAAAGAGTATACCCAGCGGAGCCAGCGGGAGTTACTGGCTGGACCTGCACAGGGCAACGGCAGATCTCCAAAACTGCTCCTCCATCGCTGTGAGGGAGGGACGGAATTTCACGGTGTCTTGGGAGCCGTGTGGTGAACAGCTGAACGGATTTCTCTGCCAATACTCACTCGGGGGCGAGAGCTGTGACGGCTTGAAGGTAGGAGCAGGCGCACAGGTGAAGTACATCGCGTACACGGGCTACGAAGTGAGAGATTCAAAAAGGTTTCCACAAGGAACCATCGCTGTAGTGGGAAAGGTTGGCAGTAAATATCCGGACTCAAAGCATGTGTGTAATAACAAAGACTGGATCCAAGCCCCCTGGTTCTGTGAGGTGCTCAACGGCGGCTGTGAGCACAAATGCGATAAAAAAACCTGCCTGTGTCCCGCGGGTCAAACCCTCCTACCCAACAAGATCACCTGTGCCGCAGATCCGTGCGCCAAGTGCGCGCACGAGTGCCAACGCTGGGGTGACACCTACGCCTGTAAGTGCCGCAAAGGCTACATTCTGGCGCCGGACAGGAAGAACTGCGTGGACGTGAATGAGTGTGTGGCGGAGAACCCGTGCACAGGTGAGGGTGAGGAGTGTGTGAACACCCGGGGAGGTTTCCAGTGCAGGTGCAAAGATGGCTTCGTAAAAGAGGACGGAGTGTGCGTGGACGTTTCAATCTGCTTCAAGTGTGAGCATTTGCTGTGTAACAAAACCAATGGGGTTTATGCGTGTCAGTGCCGTGAGGGGCACAGGGTGTCCAAGAAAAACTCTACTAAGTGTGAGATGcactgcacagagagagaatgtCCAGCCAAATGCATCCTGAACAAGGGCCTCAGCAACAACATAACTAGTCTGGATTGTTTCTGCCCTGATGGTTACATTAGAGACGGTGCAGACAGCGCAAACAGCACTGAAATGTGCATAGACATAGATGAATGTGAGAGTGGGACAGAATGTGACCACAAGTGTGAAAATTTCTATGGTGGTTTCAGGTGTGAGTGTAATGAAGGGTTCAAGCTGCACAATGTGCACGAGTGTTTGCCCAGCGAAGAGGAAACAACGGAGAAGGGGAATGGATCAAGCTTAGGTCCTCCAAACCCCACAGCAGCCGCCAGTCACCCAGCTGCAGTGCCCTCTTACATCAAGACAGGCAGCGTCCTGGGTATCACCATGTTTctgatgatgtgtgtgatgctgctgcttttcctgCTCCACAAAGCATTCAAACGCTGCGGTAAATTTACGTTTTCCACcatcaaaaatcaaaatatcGATATTTTCTACCTGCAGCAGGTGACCGCGGAGACATACAAGAAGTTATCCTTTGACAAACAGTTCACAAGTGACTAG
- the thbd gene encoding thrombomodulin, whose product MKDVTRLFVVLLTFLMGRAGGMEPDSGYCIGNQCFTVYQAHHDYMSAQNQCGDDRGHLMTVRSTVARDVLSILLGNSVGRFWIGLHRTSGCPDDATPLKGFQWVTKDTESDYTNWAPGFDSSCFSHRCVSVSKVDDFKWSQEPCDEQAAGFLCEHTFTQMCKSLDAEVGETVTYTTPLRFAGEDLLSLPPGSTAIRVPGETKYVCVEKQWLQAPWNCEIFEGGCEYKCAEDSNHAPSCYCPAGQTVNPANKVTCEVIPDDPCVSLRCAHACVQKGVSYECFCDHGFQLAQDGRSCVDFNDCTDKRLCPGENFMCLNTVGGFECVCKGGFRLIDGKCVDVDECVSAPCEHICENSPGSYTCSCYDGYKEDPESPNNCKLHCGKTECVAECDPNDRYQCFCPDGYVSEEREHETVCIDIDECSSNYCDQDCKNTFGSYVCSCSPGYTLVNQDKCEKIDDDSDGDGGSGATTTSTTPYDTPPVPNPGPTRKPSAVTVGAFVGIIVCTVFFVVLVVFLVHHLLCSRGKMESAAALKVTEEEAHGLHNVKSDT is encoded by the coding sequence ATGAAGGATGTTACGAGGCTGTTTGTCGTCTTGTTGACTTTCCTGATGGGAAGAGCCGGCGGGATGGAGCCGGATAGCGGTTACTGCATCGGGAACcagtgtttcactgtgtacCAAGCCCATCATGATTACATGTCGGCGCAGAATCAATGCGGAGATGATCGAGGTCACTTAATGACAGTGCGCTCGACTGTAGCCCGAGATGTTCTTTCTATCTTGTTGGGGAACTCTGTGGGTCGGTTCTGGATCGGTTTGCATCGAACATCCGGGTGTCCGGACGATGCAACTCCGCTGAAAGGCTTCCAGTGGGTAACCAAAGACACAGAAAGTGACTATACCAACTGGGCGCCAGGATTCGACAGCAGCTGCTTTTCTCATCGCTGCGTCTCAGTTTCTAAAGTGGACGACTTCAAATGGAGCCAGGAGCCGTGTGACGAACAAGCAGCAGGCTTTCTCTGTGAGCACACCTTCACTCAGATGTGCAAAAGTCTAGATGCTGAAGTAGGTGAAACCGTAACCTACACGACCCCCCTGCGGTTTGCAGGGGAGGATCTGCTGTCTTTGCCGCCTGGAAGCACCGCTATCCGGGTGCCGGGTGAGACTAAATACGTCTGCGTCGAAAAGCAGTGGCTGCAGGCGCCCTGGAACTGCGAGATATTTGAAGGTGGGTGTGAGTACAAATGCGCAGAAGACTCAAATCATGCGCCCTCGTGCTACTGCCCAGCGGGACAAACCGTCAACCCTGCAAATAAAGTCACCTGCGAGGTGATCCCAGATGATCCGTGCGTGTCCCTGCGCTGTGCGCACGCCTGCGTCCAGAAGGGAGTCTCCTACGAGTGCTTTTGTGACCACGGCTTTCAGCTGGCTCAGGACGGCAGGTCGTGCGTGGACTTTAACGACTGCACGGACAAGAGGCTTTGTCCCGGAGAGAACTTCATGTGCCTGAACACGGTCGGCGGGTTTGAGTGCGTCTGCAAGGGTGGATTTAGGTTGATCGACGGCAAGTGCGTCGACGTGGATGAGTGCGTATCAGCGCCATGTGAGCACATTTGTGAAAACAGTCCCGGCAGCTACACGTGCTCCTGTTATGACGGATATAAGGAGGACCCAGAGTCACCGAATAACTGTAAACTCCACTGCGGGAAGACGGAATGCGTCGCCGAGTGCGACCCAAATGACAGGTACCAGTGTTTCTGCCCTGATGGTTATGTATCAGAGGAAAGAGAACACGAGACGGTTTGCATTGACATAGATGAGTGCTCTTCCAATTATTGTGATCAGGACTGCAAAAACACATTCGGCAGCTACGTGTGCTCATGCTCTCCAGGATACACACTGGTTAATCAGGACAAGTGCGAAAAGATCGATGATGATTCGGACGGAGATGGAGGCTCTGGAGCAACCACGACTTCGACCACCCCCTACGACACACCACCTGTGCCAAACCCAGGTCCAACAAGGAAACCCTCAGCCGTGACAGTGGGGGCTTTCGTGGGGATAATAGTGTGCACTGTGTTTTTTGTGGTCTTGGTGGTTTTTCTGGTTCATCacctcctctgcagcagagggaaGATGGAGAGCGCCGCTGCGCTCAAAGTGACGGAGGAAGAGGCGCACGGTTTGCACAACGTGAAGAGTGACacttag